In the genome of Microbacterium paraoxydans, the window GGACGAGGACGTCGTCGACATCGGCCTGCACACGGAACCCGATCTCGAGGCCATCGTGGCGGCCGACCCCGACCTCATCATCAGCGGGCAGCGGTTCACGCAGCACAACGAGGCCATCGCGGAGCTCGTCCCTGACGCCACGATCATCGACCTGGAGCCGCGGGACGGCGAGCCGTTCGACGAAGAGCTCAAGCGGCAGACCACCGCCCTGGGCGAGATCTTCGGCAAGCAGGACGAGGCCCAGAAGCTCGTCGAGGAGTTCGACGCCGCTGTGGACCGCGCGAAGGCGGCCTACGACGACGCCGACACCGTCATGGCGGTGAACACCTCGGGTGGACAGATCGGCTACCTCGCTCCGACCGTCGGACGCTCGCTGGGACCGATCTACGACATGCTCGGCCTCGCACCGGCACTGCAGGTCGACGACGCGACCGACGACCACCAGGGCGACGAGATCTCGGTCGAGGCGATCGCCGCCTCGAACCCCGACTGGATCCTCGTGCTCGACCGCGATGCCGTGTTCGCCGCGGAGACGCCGGACTACGTGCAGGCGGCGGAGATCATCGAGAGCTCCGAGGCGCTCGCCGGCGTGACCGCCGTGAAGGACGACCAGATCGTCTACATGCCCACGGACACCTACCTCAACGAGAGCATCCAGACGTACACGACGTTCCTCAACGACCTCGCGGACGCGCTCGAGAAGAGCGCCGACAAGTAAGGGCTGTGCGGCGGCGTCCCGGCCGGGCGCCGCCGCCGGCATCCCCCCATGACCTCTCCACTCCTCACATCGACACCGCGATCGTCCGCACGGCTGTTCGATCCGAAGCTGCTCGTCGGCATCCTCGTCGTGGCGGTGCTTCTGGCGATCTCGCTCTTCACGGGTGTGTACGACATCGCCGGCGCGGACGACGGCGCGCAGATGTTCCAGATCACCCGCGTCCCCCGGACCATCGCGCTCGTGCTCGCCGGCGCGGCCATGGCGATGGCCGGCCTCGTGATGCAGCTCCTCACGCAGAACCGCTTCGTCGAGCCGACCACCACCGGGACGACGGAATGGGCAGGGCTCGGGCTCCTCATCGTGATGGTGCTCGTACCGCAGCCCTCCCTTCCGCTGCGCATGGCCGGGGCCGTGCTCGCCGCGTTCGTCGGCACGATGGTGTTCTTCGCGTTCCTCCGCCGGGTCGCGTTGAAGTCGTCGCTGATCGTGCCCATCGTCGGCATCATGCTGGGTGCGGTGGTCGGGGCGATCACGACCTACTTCGCCCTCGTCACGAACTCGCTGCAGATCATCGGCGTCTGGTTCGCGGGCAGTTTCACGTCGGTCATGCGCGGCCAGTACGAGATGCTGTGGATCGTCGCGATCATCGGCGTCATCGTCTTCCTCGTGGCCGACCGGCTGACCATCGCCGGGCTGGGGGAGGAGATCGCCACCAACGTCGGGGTGAACTACAACCGGATGATCCTGCTCGGCACCGCGCTGATCGCGGTGACGACCGGCGTGGTGACCGTCGTCGTCGGCAACCTCCCCTTCCTGGGGCTCATCGTCCCCAATATCGTCTCGATGGTCCGCGGTGACGACCTGCGCAGCAACCTGCCGTGGGTGTGCCTGCTCGGCATCGCCATCGTCACGGTCTGCGACATCATCGGGAGGACGATCATCATGCCGTTCGAGGTGCCGGTGTCGCTGATCCTCGGTGTCGTCGGCGCCGTCGTCTTCGTCCTTCTCCTCCTGCGGCAGCGCCGACGTGGCTGAGGCGACGATGACGGCGATGGAGGCCCCCCGGACGACGCGGTCGGCCGGGGCATTCACGACCCCGCGGGCACGACGCCGCTACGTGCTCGTGCTGGTGGTGCTCGGCGTGATCGCCGTCGGCTCCGCGTTCGGTCTCCTCGCCTGGGACAACCCGCTCCCGGTCGGCACACCCGGATTCTGGCGCATCGCGCAGCACCGCGCGACCGCCGTGGTCGTGATGGCCCTCGTCGCCGTCGCCCAGGCCGTCGCCACGGTCAGCTTCCAGACGGTCACGAACAACCGGATCATCACTCCGTCGATCATGGGCTTCGAGTCGTTGTACCGCGTCGTCCAGACCACGACCGTGTACCTCTTCGGGGTCGCGGGGCTGGTGGCGATCCAGGGCGTCGGCCAGTTCGCCCTCCAAGTGCTCATCATGGTCGCGCTCGCCGTCCTCCTCTACGGGTGGCTCCTGTCCGGGCGGTACGGCAACCTCCAGATCATGCTGCTCGTGGGCATCGTGATCGGGGGAGGTCTCGGGGCGATCGCCACCTTCATGCAGCGGCTGCTCACCCCCAGCGAGTTCGATGTGCTCGCCGCCCGGCTGTTCGGCAACGTCTCCAACGCCGACCCCTCGTACCTCCCGCTCGCGGTCCCGCTCGTGATCGCGGCGTCCGCCCTGCTGTGGCTGCGGTCCCGGCGGTTGAACGTGCTCGCGCTCGGTCCCGATGCCGCGCGATCGCTGGGGCTCGACCACCGCAGGGAGCAGTTCCTGGTCCTGACGCTCGTCGCGGTGCTGATGGCCACCTCCACCGCCCTGGTCGGACCGATGACCTTCCTGGGCTTCCTCGTGGCGACGCTCGCCTACCAGTTCGCCGACACGCACGACCATCGGCTGATCTTCCCGGTCGCCGTCCTCACCGCGTTCTCGATCCTGGCGGGGGCGTACTTCGTCATGAAGAACGTCTTCTACGCGCAGGGCATGGTGTCGATCCTCATCGAGATCGTGGGTGGCACCGTGTTCCTCATCGTCATCCTCCGAAAGGGCAGACTGTGATCGCACTCGACGGCGTCCGCCGTGACTACAG includes:
- a CDS encoding siderophore ABC transporter substrate-binding protein, with protein sequence MSVPRTLTATSVALVGLLALSGCASGGEAEPEETTAGSGTVTIEDNSGTHEITTPPASVVALDNRTFQTLSDWGIELSAGAVSLMPETVSYVKDEDVVDIGLHTEPDLEAIVAADPDLIISGQRFTQHNEAIAELVPDATIIDLEPRDGEPFDEELKRQTTALGEIFGKQDEAQKLVEEFDAAVDRAKAAYDDADTVMAVNTSGGQIGYLAPTVGRSLGPIYDMLGLAPALQVDDATDDHQGDEISVEAIAASNPDWILVLDRDAVFAAETPDYVQAAEIIESSEALAGVTAVKDDQIVYMPTDTYLNESIQTYTTFLNDLADALEKSADK
- a CDS encoding ABC transporter permease; protein product: MTSPLLTSTPRSSARLFDPKLLVGILVVAVLLAISLFTGVYDIAGADDGAQMFQITRVPRTIALVLAGAAMAMAGLVMQLLTQNRFVEPTTTGTTEWAGLGLLIVMVLVPQPSLPLRMAGAVLAAFVGTMVFFAFLRRVALKSSLIVPIVGIMLGAVVGAITTYFALVTNSLQIIGVWFAGSFTSVMRGQYEMLWIVAIIGVIVFLVADRLTIAGLGEEIATNVGVNYNRMILLGTALIAVTTGVVTVVVGNLPFLGLIVPNIVSMVRGDDLRSNLPWVCLLGIAIVTVCDIIGRTIIMPFEVPVSLILGVVGAVVFVLLLLRQRRRG
- a CDS encoding iron chelate uptake ABC transporter family permease subunit yields the protein MTAMEAPRTTRSAGAFTTPRARRRYVLVLVVLGVIAVGSAFGLLAWDNPLPVGTPGFWRIAQHRATAVVVMALVAVAQAVATVSFQTVTNNRIITPSIMGFESLYRVVQTTTVYLFGVAGLVAIQGVGQFALQVLIMVALAVLLYGWLLSGRYGNLQIMLLVGIVIGGGLGAIATFMQRLLTPSEFDVLAARLFGNVSNADPSYLPLAVPLVIAASALLWLRSRRLNVLALGPDAARSLGLDHRREQFLVLTLVAVLMATSTALVGPMTFLGFLVATLAYQFADTHDHRLIFPVAVLTAFSILAGAYFVMKNVFYAQGMVSILIEIVGGTVFLIVILRKGRL